One Sodalinema gerasimenkoae IPPAS B-353 DNA segment encodes these proteins:
- a CDS encoding peptidylprolyl isomerase — MTRAILETDKGTINIDFFDEDAPNTVKNFVELSEKGFYDGLNFHRVIPNFMIQGGCPNGTGTGGPGYTIKCEINNNKHVAGTMSMAHAGPDTGGSQFFICHEPQPHLDGVHTVFGQTQDMDVVNAIRQGDKIKSVTIEK, encoded by the coding sequence ATGACCCGAGCTATCCTGGAAACCGATAAAGGCACGATCAACATCGATTTTTTCGATGAGGATGCCCCCAACACGGTTAAAAATTTCGTCGAACTCTCTGAAAAAGGGTTTTACGACGGTCTCAACTTCCACCGTGTCATCCCCAACTTCATGATTCAGGGGGGATGTCCCAACGGCACGGGAACCGGTGGCCCTGGCTACACCATCAAGTGTGAAATCAACAACAATAAGCACGTCGCCGGGACGATGTCGATGGCTCATGCGGGCCCTGACACCGGTGGCAGTCAGTTCTTCATCTGCCATGAACCGCAACCCCACCTGGATGGGGTGCATACGGTCTTCGGACAAACCCAAGACATGGACGTCGTCAATGCCATTCGCCAGGGCGACAAAATCAAGTCCGTGACCATCGAAAAATAA
- a CDS encoding THUMP domain-containing class I SAM-dependent RNA methyltransferase: MVQAPSPSKPPYKPPTSPLDSSESDSATLPLEAALQAANIAPGLFRERFGFENWPDFDATLWQTLKDEAQAARRDTCPAYIGGSDWDDNILEQARRNAAAAGVSQQIEFRYQDIRDLEAPSDRGLLICNPPYGERLGDVQELRSFYRLLGDIFKQQFKGWTAYVFTGNRELAKEVGLRPARRIPLSSGGLDCRLLEFELY; this comes from the coding sequence GTGGTTCAGGCACCCTCCCCCTCGAAGCCGCCCTACAAGCCGCCAACATCGCCCCTGGACTCTTCCGAGAGCGATTCGGCAACCCTCCCCCTCGAAGCCGCCCTACAAGCCGCCAACATCGCCCCTGGACTCTTCCGAGAGCGATTCGGCTTCGAGAATTGGCCCGACTTCGACGCGACTCTCTGGCAAACCTTAAAAGACGAAGCCCAAGCCGCCCGTCGAGACACCTGTCCGGCCTATATTGGCGGCAGTGATTGGGACGACAACATCCTCGAACAAGCCCGCCGCAACGCCGCCGCCGCCGGAGTCAGCCAACAGATTGAGTTTCGCTATCAAGATATCCGCGACTTGGAAGCCCCGAGCGATCGCGGGTTATTAATCTGTAATCCCCCCTATGGAGAACGACTTGGAGACGTACAAGAACTACGTAGTTTCTATCGCCTCCTCGGAGATATTTTCAAGCAACAGTTCAAAGGTTGGACTGCCTATGTATTCACCGGCAATCGAGAACTGGCCAAGGAAGTCGGATTACGTCCAGCCCGACGGATTCCCCTATCTAGTGGTGGCCTCGATTGTCGTCTATTAGAATTTGAGTTGTATTAG